One Anser cygnoides isolate HZ-2024a breed goose chromosome 4, Taihu_goose_T2T_genome, whole genome shotgun sequence genomic region harbors:
- the HAND2 gene encoding heart- and neural crest derivatives-expressed protein 2, translated as MSLVGGFPHHPVVHHEGYPFAAAAAAAAAAATRCGHEENPYFHGWLISSHPEMSPPDYSMALSYSPEYANGAPGMDHSHYGGVPPGSGPPGLGGPRPVKRRGTANRKERRRTQSINSAFAELRECIPNVPADTKLSKIKTLRLATSYIAYLMDLLAKDDQNGEAEAFKAEIKKTDVKEEKRKKELNEILKSTVSSNDKKTKGRTGWPQHVWALELKQ; from the exons ATGAGTCTAGTGGGCGGCTTCCCCCACCACCCGGTGGTGCACCATGAGGGCTACCCCttcgccgccgccgctgccgccgccgccgccgccgccacccgcTGCGGCCACGAGGAGAACCCCTACTTCCACGGCTGGCTCATCAGCAGCCACCCGGAGATGTCCCCCCCCGACTACAGCATGGCTCTGTCCTACAGCCCCGAGTACGCCAACGGGGCGCCGGGCATGGACCACTCCCATTACGGGGGGGTGCCGCCCGGGAGCGGCCCGCCCGGGCTCGGGGGGCCCCGGCCGGTGAAGCGCAGGGGCACGGCGAACCGCAAGGAGCGGCGCAGGACTCAGAGCATCAACAGCGCCTTCGCGGAGCTGCGGGAGTGCATCCCCAACGTGCCCGCCGACACCAAGCTCTCCAAGATCAAAACCCTCCGCCTGGCCACCAGCTACATCGCCTACCTCATGGACCTGCTCGCGAAGGACGACCAGAACGGGGAGGCGGAGGCCTTCAAGGCAGAGATCAAGAAGACAGACgtgaaggaggagaagaggaagaaagagctg AACGAAATCTTGAAAAGCACAGTTAGCAGCAACGATAAGAAAACCAAAGGGAGGACTGGCTGGCCGCAGCATGTCTGGGCTTTGGAGCTCAAGCAGTGA